The stretch of DNA CTCCTCCAGGATGGCCACGCCACGGCGCAGCTCGTCGTCGCTCACGATCAGCGGCGGCAGCAGGCGAACCACGTCCGCCCCCGCGGTGCACGCCAGCAGCCCGGCTTCCAGTGCGCGGTTCACCACCGCGCCCGCATTGTCCGTCTCGATGCCCCACATCATCCCCGCGCCGCGCACGTCGCGGATGCACTCGTGGCGCAGGGCCAGCGCGCCCAGCAGGTCGCCCAGCAGCGATGCCTTGCGCCGCACATCCGCCAGAAAGACGTCCGCGCCCAGCTTGCGCACCGTCGCCAGCGCGGCCGACGCCACCAGCGGCCCGCCGCCGAACGTCGTCCCGTGGTCCCCCGGCTGCAGCGACGCCGCGACGGCTTCCGTCATCAGCACCGCGCCCATGGGGAGCCCGCCGGCCAGCGGCTTGGCAAGCGTCATGATGTCCGGCCGCACGCCGGCCTGCTCGTGCGCCCACAGCGTTCCCGTGCGGCCCAGCCCGGTCTGCACCTCGTCAAAAACCAGCAGCGCGCCGTGCTCGTCGCACAGCGTCCGCAGCGCGGCCAGGAAGGCGGGCGGAACAACGCGCACGCCGCCCTCGGCCTGGATCGGCTCGATGATGACGGCCGCCACGCGCCGGGTGCGGAGGATGGCCTCCACGCCCTCCACGTCGCCCACGTTCGCGAAGCGCACACCCGGCATCAGCGGGCGGAACGGCTCCTGGTACGCCGGGCGGTCGGTGACGGCGAGCGCGCCCATCGTCCGCCCGTGGAAACCGCCGTGAAAGGCGAGCACCTCGTACTGCCGCCCCTGCGCCCAGCGCCGCGCGAACTTGAGCGCCCCCTCGTTGGCCTCCGCGCCGCTGTTGCAGAAGAACACGCGGTCGGCAAAGGAGTGGGCCGCCAGCCACGAGGCGAGCTCGCCCGCCGGGCCGGTGCGGTACAGGTTGCTGGTGTGGATGAGCCCCGCGTCCAGTGCGCCGCGGATGGCGTCAGCCACGTCCGTGTCGCCGTAGCCCAGCGCGTTGACGGCGATTCCGCCCACGAAGTCCAGGTAGCGCCGCCCGTCCTCGGCGATCAGCGAGCAGCCTTCGCCGCCCGTAAAGACGGGCTCGGCGGGCTTGTACACGCCCAGCAGGGCGGATGCGGTCTCAGTCGCCGGCATGGGCCGTCTCCCGTGCGTGGTGAATCCGCGTTCCCGCGGCGCCGTCCGTAATCATTTCCAGGTCGCCGATGCGCACCGCGCCCACCGACTCGGCCGCCCGCAGCGCCGCGCGCAGCTTGGGCCGCATTCCGCCCGCCGCCTCGCCGCTGGAGAGGAGCGCGTCCGCCTCGTCCGCATCCAGCGCGCTCACCGCGGTTCCCCCGCTGCGCACGCCGGACACGTCGCTCACGAAGAGCAGTTCATCCGCCGCCAGCGCCGCCGCGATCCCCGCCGCGGCGTCGTCCGCGTTCACGTTCAGGCCGCCGCCGTCGGGGGCGCGCGAGACGGGGGAGATGACGGGCGTCAATCCCATCTTCAGCCACCCGTGAACCAGCTCCGTGCGCACCTGCGTCAGTTCGCCCGTGCGGCCCAGCGCTCCGCCGTGGGAGACGCGGCCATTCAGCAGCCCGGCGTCCTCGCCGCTCACGCCCATGGCGTCCACGCCGGCGTTCAGCAGCGCGGCGGCCCAGCGTTTGTTCACCGATCCGCTCAGCACCATGCGCACGACATCCATCACCCGCGGCGTGGTCACCCGCAGTCCGTCGCGCCACTCCGGCTCCAGCCCCAGCACGCGCTGCAGGTCCGACACTTCCTTGCCGCCGCCATGGACAAGAACCGTCTCGATCCCCGATGCCGCCACCGCCCGCGCGACTTCGCTCATCCACCCGGCGTCCTCGGCCAGGTTGCCACCCACCTTGATCACCCTCACAGCAGCGCCTCCGTCTCGGGCCAGCCGAACATCAGGTTCAGGTTCTGTACGGCCTGCCCCGCCGCGCCCTTGCGCAGATTGTCGATGGCGGCGACCACGATCAGCATCGGCGAGGAGACGTCGCGGACGGCGGTGACGCCGATGGCCACGCGATTGGTCTGGACCACGTCGGCCAGCGAGGGGAGCCGTCCGCCGGAAAACACCTGGACGAAGGGCTCGCCTGCATAATCATCCAGCCAGAGCGACGCGGGGTCGCCGGCCAGCGGCACGTGCAGCGGTACGTAGATCGTCTCCAGGATCCCGCGGCGCACCGGCAGCAGGTGCGGGGTAAAGACGAGGTCCGGCGCGGCGCCTTCCGACAGCGCGGCGGCCTGCGACCGCATCTCGGCCAGGTGCCGGTGGATGTTCCCCGCCGCGTAGGCGCTGAACCCTTCCGCGACCTCGGCAAAGAGCAGCTCCCGCTTGGGCGACCGCCCCGCCCCGCTCACCCCCGACGCCGCGTTGATGATCACCGGGCCGGCCGTCAGCCCGCGGCGGAAAAGGGGAGCCAGGGCCAGCGTCGCCGCCGTGGGATAGCACCCCGGGTTGGCGATGAGCCGCGCCCCGGCGATGCGCTCGCGGTGCAGCTCGGGAAGGCCGTACACCGCCTCCCGCGCCCACTGGGGCGTGGCCTCGCCCGGCACCCGCAGGTCGGCGGAAAGGTCGATGGCCCGCACCCCGGCCGCGTGCGCCCGCTCCATCCACTTGGCGCTTTCGCCGTGCGGCAGGCAGCTGATGACGCAGTCGCAGGCCGCGAGGTCCGCGTCCGCCGCGCGCACCAGCGCCGGGCCCGTGGCGCCGTGCACGAGTTCGCTGAGCGGGGTGCCCGCTTCAGACTCGGAAGTCGCCCAGGCGATGGTGGCCCGCGGGTGCGCCGCCAGAATGCGCAGCAGTTCGCGCCCGGCGTATCCGCCCGCTCCGAGGATTCCGATCCGTCCGACAGAATAGTTATTCATCACGACGGAATACTATGCACAATCCGGGTGGGCGTCAACCCGTTTGCCTGTAACAGTCTCTGCAAGTCGCTCCAGGAGTGTGACTTCGGGCGGATGCCGCGCCGCGGAGGGCGTTACGGACCATCTCACGCAGAGCAGCAGAGCAGCAGAGAAAAGACACGGAAACGGGAAAAAGGCAGGAGAAAGATCGAGTCTTTCTCCTGCCTTTTTCTCTTCTCTGCGCCTCTGCTGCTCTGCGTGAGGCGCTTCTTTTCCGTGGATGATCGTCAGCCGCTGTCCGTTCGCCGGTCGGCGATGGCTTCGATGCGGGATACGATGACGTCGCGGTGGTCGGGGCTGCGCAGCACGATCAGGATGGTGTCGTCCCCGCCGATGGTGCCCACGATCTCCGACCACCCCTCCGCGTCAATCGCCACGGCGATGGGCTGCGCGCCGCCCACGAGCGTCTTGAGGACGAGCAGGTTGCCCACGCCGTCCGCGCCCACGTACAGCGCGGGGAGCAGGCGGCTGAGGGTGGGACCCACGTCCGGGCCGCCCGCGGGGACCACGTATCCGCTGCCCCCGTGCTCGTCCGGCGTCTTTACCAGCCCCAGGTTGCGGATGTCGCGCGAAAGGGTGGCCTGCGCCACCTCGATGCCCCGCGCGGCCAGCAGTTCGCGCAGTGCCTCCTGTGACGGAACACGATGGGTGCGGACGATTTCCAGAATGGCCGCATGCCGCGGAAGCTTCACGGATGATGGGGGCAAGGGGATGAATGGCGTTCACTGGCCGAAGATACATGCCGGGCACACCGCGTTCCACTCCGCGGGAGCGAGACGCGATCGGGCGATGAAACGGCGCGTTTGGCTGACCGACTCCGCTCAGGCCCAGTGTGCCGCGTCGGATGGCTCGGGCGTGGCGGGAAGCGCGAGGACGGAGGGAACGCGGAACGTGGGGGGCGAGAGCGCCGCGATCTCCGCCGCCGCCGCGGCGCCCCGCCCGTCCGAAAGGCCGGCGCAGAATCCGTGGGCGTCGCGCAGCGCGGCGAACCAGAGCAGCGGGCGCGGGCCGTCCACGCGCTCCAGAAACTCCGACGCGGTGCGGATGAACGCCGCCTCGTCCCCGGCGTGCAGCGCGGTGCGCATTTGCAGCCACCGGCGGCAGTAAACGAACGGATCTTCTTCCGTTTCCGGCCACGCCAAGTGCGGCGCGAGCAGTTCCACCGCGGGGCCGCCCATATCCGGCTCGCGGGCCAGCAGCAGCGCCAGTTCGGTGACGATCTCGTTGAGCGAAAGGGCGCGCAGGCGCGGAATCAGCGGCGGCGCCGGCCTGCCGAGCTGCGCCAGCGGCCACGCATCCGCATCGCCCTCCAGGTAGTTCCACAGCGCGGCGGCCGTCCGCAGTGCGCCCTCGGCATCCACTCCGGAAGCGACACGGGCGCGCAGGTGGATGTGCGACAGGTGCACCCGCCGCCCCTCCGCGTTGGGAAATCCGTGCTCCTCGCTGACCCGGTTGGCGACATCGAGCGCGACATCCAGTTCCCGGAGCGCCGCGTCCCACTGGCCGTGGCAGTACGCCAGATACGCCTCGCCCGCGTGGTGCATCGTCTCCGCCAGCATGCGCCCGCGCGGCGAAAGCTCCGCCGCCGCCAGCGCCTCGCGGGCCTGCACCAGCCACTCGCCCGCGGCGTCCAGGTCGCGCGCTCGGGCGTGCCGCAGCGCCGTTTCGCGCGTGTACGACACGGCCCGCAGCCCGGCGGAATCCTCCGCGCCCAGCCACGCGATCACCGCCTGCTCCGCTGGGAAGCCCCGCCGTCGTGTCCTGGACGAGCGTGCCGCCGCGCAGATACTCCGCCCCGCGCCGCACGGCATCCACCAGGCCGTCCAGCGCCACGCATTCTGTTGTCGTGTCCATTGGCGGTGTGGATTGCGTGCGGAGGGGGAAGTTGATGCTACCAGGAGGAAAGCGGCGAGCGGACAAGAGTAAGCGCAAAAGGAAAGTGATTCAAGCGATGGGTGTCGCGGTGATCTGAACGGGGATGAGAGGATGCTGGCCGGCATCCAGCCCACGCATTACCTTAGGCGACCATTCCTGACACACTGCTGGCCGCCGGCTCCCGCCTCAGCGGGCCGCGGCTGCACGACACTTCCCATCCCCCTGCCCCGCAAGAGGTTGCGCATGCGCCTGTCCCATTCGCCCCGTGCCCTGCTGCTCCTTACCGGCCTGCTCGGCGCGCCGCTGGCCGCGTGCGATACGCCGTCCGGTGTGCCGCGCGCCGTTCCCGCGGACGGAGCCGCGCGCGTCGTCATTCCCGCCAAGGGTACGGCGTCCACGCTGGACGTGGGAAGCTGGAACATCGAGTGGTTCGGCGACGCGTCCAACGGGCCCGCGAACGAAACGCTGCAGCTGAGCAACGCCAGAGACGTCATCGGCGGCGCGGACCTGGACATCTGGGGCGTGGCGGAAATCGTGAGCCAGACGCAGTTCAACACGCTCGAGTCGCAGCTTTCCGGCTACAGCGGCGTGCTGGCGAGCGAGTCGACCGTCACCAACGGCTCCACCTATTACGCCGCGAGCGAGCAGAAGGTGGGCATCCTGTACCGCAGCTCCATTGCGACGCTGCTGGGCGCAAAGGTGATTCTGACCGCCAACGACGCGGACTTCGCCGGCCGCCCCCCGCTGGAGGCCCGCCTGCGCGTGACGCTGAACGGCGCCACGGAAGACATCGTCGTCATCGTGCTGCACATGAAGGCATTCGACGACCTTGCGGGATGGACTCGCCGGCAGGCCGCGGGCACGGCGCTCAAGAGCTACATCGACACCACCTGGCCCACGCAGAAGGTGATTGTCGTGGGCGACTGGAATGACGACGTGGACACCTCCATCACCTCCGGGCAGGCGTCGCCGTACCAGAACTTCGTGAGCGACGCGGCGGACTACCTGTTCCCCACGCGCGCCCTCTCGCTGGCGGGAATCGCGTCGACGACCGGCTATTCCGACATGATCGACCACCACCTCGTCACCAACGACCTGAGTGCCACCTATGTCGCGAATTCCGCGCAGGTGTACCGGGTGGATTCATACATTTCCAGCTACGCGTCGACCACCAGCGACCACTATCCCGTCCTCAGCCGCTACACCTTTGGCAGCGGCGGCGGATCGACGGCGGGCGTGACCGTCACCGCGCCCAACGGAGGGGAAAGCTGGGCGGCCGGAAGCGCGCGCTCCATCACCTGGACCTCCACCGGCGTCACGAACCTCAAGCTGGAGTACACGCTGAACGGCTCCACGTGGAGCGTCATCACCGCGAGCACGCCCGCGTCGGCCGGCAGCTACGCGTGGACGGTTCCCTCCACGACGTCCACGACGGCAAAGGTGCGCGTGACGGACGCCTCCGTGTCCACGCGGACGGATGCAAGCGATGGCGTGTTCAGCATCACCGCGTCGTCCACGCCGGCGAGCGTGACGGTGAACGAGATCATGGCCAACGAGCCGGGAAGCACTACGGCGGCGGAGTACGTGGAGATCGTGAACCTGGGCGGAACCAGCGCCTCCATCGGAGGATGGACGCTCAGCGACGCGGCGGGCGTGAAGCACACCTTTGCCGCCGGCACCACGCTCGCCGCGGGGAAGGCGATCGTCGTCTTCGGCGGGGCGGCGGGGATTCCCGTGGGGCTGGCCAACGCGGTTTCCGCCTCCACCGGTACGCTCGCGCTGGGCAACAGCGGCGATTCCGTGATCCTCAAGGACGGCTCGGGCGTGGTCAAATTCACCTACGCGTATCCCTCGTCCCTGGCGGGAACCGATGGCGTGTCGATGAACCGCAGCCCGGACGCCAGCGCCACCGGAAGCTGGGTGCTGCACACCGCGCTCGGCTCTCTCTCGTCATCCCCCGGCGTGCGCGCGAACGGCGTCGCCTTCTGAGTGATCGATGCCAGGCCCCGGGTCCCCGCGGACCCGGGGCTTTCGCGTGCCATCCCGCGCCGGATGTGGTGCCGGCGACGATCCTCGTCCAAAGGGATTGGACCACGCCACGGATCGCGTGTAGATTCAACGGCTTCGCGCGTTTCTCCCTCCCCTTCCCGCCGGACCGAT from Longimicrobium terrae encodes:
- a CDS encoding aspartate aminotransferase family protein encodes the protein MPATETASALLGVYKPAEPVFTGGEGCSLIAEDGRRYLDFVGGIAVNALGYGDTDVADAIRGALDAGLIHTSNLYRTGPAGELASWLAAHSFADRVFFCNSGAEANEGALKFARRWAQGRQYEVLAFHGGFHGRTMGALAVTDRPAYQEPFRPLMPGVRFANVGDVEGVEAILRTRRVAAVIIEPIQAEGGVRVVPPAFLAALRTLCDEHGALLVFDEVQTGLGRTGTLWAHEQAGVRPDIMTLAKPLAGGLPMGAVLMTEAVAASLQPGDHGTTFGGGPLVASAALATVRKLGADVFLADVRRKASLLGDLLGALALRHECIRDVRGAGMMWGIETDNAGAVVNRALEAGLLACTAGADVVRLLPPLIVSDDELRRGVAILEEVLEC
- the argB gene encoding acetylglutamate kinase; protein product: MRVIKVGGNLAEDAGWMSEVARAVAASGIETVLVHGGGKEVSDLQRVLGLEPEWRDGLRVTTPRVMDVVRMVLSGSVNKRWAAALLNAGVDAMGVSGEDAGLLNGRVSHGGALGRTGELTQVRTELVHGWLKMGLTPVISPVSRAPDGGGLNVNADDAAAGIAAALAADELLFVSDVSGVRSGGTAVSALDADEADALLSSGEAAGGMRPKLRAALRAAESVGAVRIGDLEMITDGAAGTRIHHARETAHAGD
- the argC gene encoding N-acetyl-gamma-glutamyl-phosphate reductase is translated as MNNYSVGRIGILGAGGYAGRELLRILAAHPRATIAWATSESEAGTPLSELVHGATGPALVRAADADLAACDCVISCLPHGESAKWMERAHAAGVRAIDLSADLRVPGEATPQWAREAVYGLPELHRERIAGARLIANPGCYPTAATLALAPLFRRGLTAGPVIINAASGVSGAGRSPKRELLFAEVAEGFSAYAAGNIHRHLAEMRSQAAALSEGAAPDLVFTPHLLPVRRGILETIYVPLHVPLAGDPASLWLDDYAGEPFVQVFSGGRLPSLADVVQTNRVAIGVTAVRDVSSPMLIVVAAIDNLRKGAAGQAVQNLNLMFGWPETEALL
- a CDS encoding lamin tail domain-containing protein — protein: MRLSHSPRALLLLTGLLGAPLAACDTPSGVPRAVPADGAARVVIPAKGTASTLDVGSWNIEWFGDASNGPANETLQLSNARDVIGGADLDIWGVAEIVSQTQFNTLESQLSGYSGVLASESTVTNGSTYYAASEQKVGILYRSSIATLLGAKVILTANDADFAGRPPLEARLRVTLNGATEDIVVIVLHMKAFDDLAGWTRRQAAGTALKSYIDTTWPTQKVIVVGDWNDDVDTSITSGQASPYQNFVSDAADYLFPTRALSLAGIASTTGYSDMIDHHLVTNDLSATYVANSAQVYRVDSYISSYASTTSDHYPVLSRYTFGSGGGSTAGVTVTAPNGGESWAAGSARSITWTSTGVTNLKLEYTLNGSTWSVITASTPASAGSYAWTVPSTTSTTAKVRVTDASVSTRTDASDGVFSITASSTPASVTVNEIMANEPGSTTAAEYVEIVNLGGTSASIGGWTLSDAAGVKHTFAAGTTLAAGKAIVVFGGAAGIPVGLANAVSASTGTLALGNSGDSVILKDGSGVVKFTYAYPSSLAGTDGVSMNRSPDASATGSWVLHTALGSLSSSPGVRANGVAF